One stretch of Nycticebus coucang isolate mNycCou1 chromosome 7, mNycCou1.pri, whole genome shotgun sequence DNA includes these proteins:
- the GAL3ST2 gene encoding galactose-3-O-sulfotransferase 2, whose translation MSTLGSLQRYYQGTLLLLLALTVFLLTHFLNVDIKLLTPGQGEELPVTNVMFLKTHKTASSTVLNILYRFTETHNLFAALPVGQSFHLGYPWLFLARYVEGMSENSPGPAPHFNIMCNHLRFNLPEVQKVMPKDTFYFSILRNPVFQLESSFTYYKRYVPAFRYAASLDAFLASPWRYYNASAGLLNAYARNNMWFDFGFDHQAPEDESYVRARLADVERRFQLVLIAEHFDESMVLLRRRLRWRLDDVITFRLNARSPHSITSLARESQERAKRWCALDWRLYQHFNRSFWTQLHAELGPRQLRTEVALLRARRRELTALCLEDAAPKNKSQIRDPRLRPYQPGAADILGYNLRQDLENATLRLCQRMVMPEIQYTAHLYALQFPEKPPKNTQFLEK comes from the exons GTATTACCAGggcaccctcctcctcctcctggctctGACTGTCTTCTTGCTGACCCACTTCCTGAACGTGGACATCAAGCTGCTCACCCC GGGCCAGGGTGAGGAGCTGCCGGTCACCAACGTCATGTTCCTCAAGACACACAAGACGGCTAGCAGCACCGTGCTAAACATCCTCTACCGCTTCACCGAGACCCACAACCTGTTCGCAGCACTACCCGTTGGCCAGAGCTTCCACCTGGGCTACCCCTGGCTCTTCCTGGCACGCTATGTGGAGGGCATGAGTGAGAATAGCCCAGGTCCTGCCCCGCATTTCAACATCATGTGCAATCACCTGCGGTTCAACCTGCCTGAG GTGCAGAAAGTCATGCCCAAAGACACCTTCTACTTCTCCATTCTCCGTAACCCCGTCTTCCAACTGGAGTCGTCTTTCACCTACTACAAAAGGTATGTGCCTGCCTTCCGCTACGCGGCGAGCCTGGACGCCTTCCTGGCCTCCCCGTGGCGCTACTACAACGCCAGCGCTGGGCTGCTCAACGCCTACGCCCGAAACAACATGTGGTTTGACTTTGGCTTTGACCACCAAGCACCAGAGGACGAGAGTTATGTGCGCGCGCGCCTGGCTGACGTGGAGCGGCGCTTCCAGCTGGTGCTCATCGCAGAGCACTTCGACGAGTCCATGGTGCTGCTGCGGCGGCGGCTCCGCTGGCGGCTGGACGACGTGATCACCTTTAGGCTCAACGCACGCAGCCCACACTCCATTACCAGCTTGGCGCGGGAGAGTCAGGAGCGCGCCAAGCGCTGGTGCGCGCTGGACTGGCGCCTCTATCAGCACTTCAACCGCAGCTTCTGGACCCAGCTGCATGCGGAGCTGGGCCCGCGGCAGCTACGCACGGAGGTGGCGCTGCTGCGGGCACGGCGACGAGAGCTCACCGCCCTGTGCCTGGAGGACGCGGCGCCCAAGAACAAGAGTCAGATCCGCGATCCGCGCCTGCGCCCCTACCAGCCGGGGGCGGCTGACATCCTGGGCTACAACCTCAGGCAGGACCTAGAAAACGCCACGCTGCGCCTGTGTCAGCGCATGGTGATGCCGGAGATCCAGTACACCGCCCACCTGTATGCCCTGCAGTTTCCGGAGAAGCCCCCCAAGAACACGCAGTTCTTGGAGAAGTAG
- the NEU4 gene encoding sialidase-4 → MGAPHAPARTVLFQHERTGLTYRVPALLVVPPGPTLLAFVEQRLSPSDSHAHRLVLRRGTLAGGSVQWGALCVLGTAALKDHRSMNPCPVLDAGTGTIFLFFIAVLGHTPEALQIATGRNAARLCCVRSHDTGLTWGSAWDLTEEAIGGAMQDWATFAVGPGHGVQLPSGRLLVPAYTYRVDRRECFGKICRTSPHSFAFYSDDHGGTWHCGGLVPNLQSGECQLAAVDSGQAGSFLYCNARSPLGSRVQALSMNEGTSFLPGELVPPLVETARGCQGSIVGFPAPPPSRPRWEGLPRRPPHSVHFCPEFQEPSEEGFGDTYGGHKPGMLFGHLQPQGDDPRQPNPELGVSGSGDMGSCTLVLPMAPATLSQSPTWLLYSHPSGHRARLHMGVRLSRSPLDPNSWTEPWVIYHGPSGYSDLASIGPAPAGGLAFACLYESGVRTSYEEVSFCMFSLRQVLDNVPTGPQPPHFEDKTHCQPF, encoded by the exons ATGGGGGCCCCTCATGCCCCTGCACGGACAGTGCTCTTCCAGCATGAGAGGACGGGCTTGACTTACCGTGTGCCTGCACTGCTTGTGGTGCCCCCTGGACCTACACTGCTGGCCTTTGTGGAGCAGCGGCTCAGTCCCAGTGACTCCCATGCTCACCGCCTGGTGCTGAGGAGGGGCACACTGGCTGGTGGCTCTGTGCAG TGGGGTGCACTATGTGTGCTGGGGACAGCGGCCCTGAAGGATCATCGATCCATGAACCCCTGCCCTGTGCTGGACGCAGGAACTGGCaccatcttcctcttcttcattgCCGTGCTGGGCCACACACCTGAGGCTCTGCAGATTGCCACAGGCAGGAATGCGGCTCGCCTCTGCTGTGTGAGGAGCCACGACACTGGCCTCACCTGGGGAAGTGCCTGGGACCTCACTGAGGAGGCCATCGGTGGTGCCATGCAGG ACTGGGCCACGTTTGCTGTGGGCCCAGGCCATGGGGTCCAGCTGCCCTCGGGTCGCTTGCTGGTGCCCGCCTACACCTACCGCGTGGACCGCCGGGAGTGCTTTGGCAAGATCTGCCGGACCAGCCCCCACTCCTTTGCCTTCTACAGTGATGACCATGGTGGCACCTGGCATTGTGGGGGCCTTGTGCCCAATCTGCAATCAGGAGAGTGCCAGCTGGCTGCAGTGGACAGCGGGCAGGCTGGCAGCTTCCTCTACTGTAACGCCCGGAGCCCCCTGGGTAGCCGTGTGCAAGCACTCAGCATGAATGAGGGCACCTCCTTTCTGCCAGGGGAGCTTGTGCCTCCCTTGGTCGAGACCGCCCGGGGATGCCAGGGCAGCATTGTGGGCTTCCCAGCTCCACCTCCCAGCAGGCCTCGGTGGGAGGGACTGCCCAGGAGGCCCCCCCACTCTGTACACTTCTGTCCTGAGTTCCAGGAACCCTCAGAGGAGGGCTTTGGAGATACCTATGGAGGCCACAAACCCGGCATGCTCTTCGGTCATCTGCAGCCCCAGGGAGATGACCCCAGGCAGCCCAACCCTGAGCTTGGAGTCAGTGGGAGTGGGGACATGGGATCCTGCACCTTGGTCCTCCCCATGGCCCCTGCCACCCTATCCCAGAGCCCTACATGGCTGCTGTATTCCCACCCCTCGGGGCACAGGGCTCGGCTTCACATGGGTGTCCGCTTGAGCCGTTCCCCCCTGGACCCCAACAGTTGGACAGAGCCTTGGGTGATCTACCATGGTCCCAGTGGCTATTCTGACCTGGCATCCATTGGGCCCGCCCCTGCTGGGGGACTGGCCTTTGCCTGCCTATACGAGAGCGGGGTCAGGACCTCCTACGAAGAGGTCTCCTTTTGCATGTTCTCCCTGCGCCAGGTGTTGGACAACGTGCCCACAGGCCCCCAGCCACCCCACTTTGAGGACAAAACTCACTGCCAGCCCTTCTGA